TTTGAATATGCAATCCCTATGGCTCGTGTGGGGGGGCATGGTGGTATTTCTTGTCCTTGTATTTCTGTTTGAACGGATGTCTTACCGTTCCACATACCGCAGTGCGTACGAGTCTTCTGCTGATGGACGGACATATCTAGCAGAGCATATGCGCAAGCTTCCTCTAGGCTTCCTCATGAAAAAAGACCCCGGGGAACTCGGCCACATGATGATGAATGATTTTACCCATTTAGAAAATGCCGCGACGAATATTTTACCCCAGCTTGTAAGCGGTGCGATTATCCCCATTTTAGCCTTTTTTGGTCTGCTTTTTATGGACTGGCGAATGGCTGTAGCCATGCTTGCGGGGTTTCCCGTAGCTGTGTTATTGCTATGGAGTATTTCCGGTTTGGAACGAAAACTCGGCAAGAGTCATTCTACTGCCAAAATCGTTCAGGCCAATTGTTTGCAGGAATACCTGTTGGGGATGAAAGTAATCAAGGCTTACAACCTGCGTGGTGAGAACTTTAAAAGATTGGAACAGTCTTTTTATAATTATATGAAGGAAAGCATTAAACTGGAGGGCGTGCTAGGTCCATTCTTTTTGGTCGCCATGGCCTTTATGCAAACCGGTGTATCCTTGATGACAATCGTAGGAGTTTATCTCATATTGGGTGGAGAAATTACAGTGCCTTTGTTTGCCATGTTTTTACTGGTAGGCACCCGTGTTTTTGATCCACTTTCGGTTGCCATCATGCGTCTCCCTGCGTTCAAATATGACGCCATGGCCGGAGAACGCATAATTAGCCTCCTGGATGAGCCTATCATGAGTGGCGAAAATGAACCCCCAGAACATCACGATATCCAGTTTGACAGCGTAACCTTTGGCTATGACAAAAACATCGTGCTGGACAATGTTTCCGTGGAAATGAAGCAAGGGACTCTGACCGCGATCGTTGGCCCTTCGGGAAGCGGAAAAAGCACGCTACTACGCCTGATTGCAAGATTTTACGACCCTCAGCACGGGAAAGTGCTGTTTGGCGGCACCGATGTAAGCGAAATGGACCCAGAAAAGCTCATGAAAAAAATCTCTATGGTATTCCAAGACGTTTACTTGTTCCAGGACACCATCCGCAACAACATCCGCTACGGGCGGGAGAACGCCACACAAGCTGAAATTGAGGAAGCTGCAAAAGAAGCCTGCTGTCATGATTTTATCATGAAGCTACCCCTAGGTTATGACACCATGGTGGGGGAAGGCGGGTCCACCCTCTCTGGTGGTGAACGCCAGCGTATCTCCATCGCCCGGGCCATACTCAAAAATGCTCCCGTGATACTGCTCGACGAGGCCACTTCCTCCCTCGATCCAGAAAACGAGGTAGAAATGCAGCGAGCGATCAGCCGCCTGATCAAGGGACGTACTGTCATCATGATTGCCCATCGACTAAAAACAGTTGTCAACGCAGACAGAATCATCGTACTAGACAAAGGCAAAATCGTCGAAGAGGGACAACATGAAGAGCTCATCAAAGACGACGGACTGTACGCTAAGCTGTGGGAGCTCCAGACCAAAACGAGTGGCTGGAAGATTACTGCCTAATAGGTTTATAACATAAAGAACCGCCGAGCTTTCTCGGCGGCCTGACACCTCCATACATGTGAAGGTGTTTTCTTTATCTTTTATACCTAGACTTAATACGTAAAAGTACGCGTAAGCTTTTGTAGCTCCTCAGCCATAGTGGACAGAGAGTTCGCTAATGCAGTTACCTCTTCCATGGAAGCAAGCTGTTCCTCTGCTGAAGAAGCGATATTTTGCGAATGATCCGTTGCCTGTTGAGCAATATGAGCCACATTTTCTCCACTGGCTGAAATTTCTTGGAGACTCGCTGATATCTGTTGACTAATGCTAGCTAATTCTTCGATCTGCTGAGAAATATAGCCTGTTGAAGAAAGAATGTTCTTAAACTTCTGATCGGTATCGTTTGCAATCTCAATCCCCGTCTGAACTTCCTCTTTGACCTTACTCATGGTCTGAATGGATTGATTCATATCTTGCTGTATCTCTTCTAGTAGCTGCGTAATTTGGGTAGAGGATTGTGTAGATTGATCTGCCAGCTTTCTAACCTCTTCAGCGACTACGGCAAATCCTCGTCCGTGTTCTCCAGCTCTTGCAGCCTCAATAGCAGCATTTAAGGCTAGTAAGTTGGTTTGAGCAGATATATCTGTAATGACACTTAACATTCCGGAAATATCACTTGTTCGTTTATCAAGAAGCTTAATCACAGCATCTGACTCATTAACAGATTTATGGATGGAGTTCATCTGCTGAACTGTTTTTTGTACTGCTATTCCACCATCTTCTGCTGTTTCTCTCGTTTCTGTAGATGTTTCTGCAATAGATGACGAGCTCTCCGCTATTCGTTGCATACCAATGGATATTTCCTCAATCGAG
This is a stretch of genomic DNA from Brevibacillus laterosporus DSM 25. It encodes these proteins:
- a CDS encoding ABC transporter ATP-binding protein, coding for MENRHFAEGGGIRVIKEQLRNITAGEPKKIWKPIFWAVLANLVNMFPFGCMAAAVSMIYAYYSTEQSSLNMQSLWLVWGGMVVFLVLVFLFERMSYRSTYRSAYESSADGRTYLAEHMRKLPLGFLMKKDPGELGHMMMNDFTHLENAATNILPQLVSGAIIPILAFFGLLFMDWRMAVAMLAGFPVAVLLLWSISGLERKLGKSHSTAKIVQANCLQEYLLGMKVIKAYNLRGENFKRLEQSFYNYMKESIKLEGVLGPFFLVAMAFMQTGVSLMTIVGVYLILGGEITVPLFAMFLLVGTRVFDPLSVAIMRLPAFKYDAMAGERIISLLDEPIMSGENEPPEHHDIQFDSVTFGYDKNIVLDNVSVEMKQGTLTAIVGPSGSGKSTLLRLIARFYDPQHGKVLFGGTDVSEMDPEKLMKKISMVFQDVYLFQDTIRNNIRYGRENATQAEIEEAAKEACCHDFIMKLPLGYDTMVGEGGSTLSGGERQRISIARAILKNAPVILLDEATSSLDPENEVEMQRAISRLIKGRTVIMIAHRLKTVVNADRIIVLDKGKIVEEGQHEELIKDDGLYAKLWELQTKTSGWKITA